The Methanospirillum lacunae region ACCAGGAGTCGGATATGAGTGAGACGGAGTACCTGAAACATTTGTTACACTTCCATCCCCAAACATCCAGTACCATTCTATTGGGCTGCCTGAACTGGTATCATTGAACTGGATTGGTTGGGTTACAACTCCAGAGGATGGTGTTGCTGTAAAACTGACAGACATCGGGCTAGCAACGCCAATAGACTGATTGTACATCATACCGGTCGTGGAAGTATTTGGCCAAGTGTTATTTGCTACCTTCAAAACTGGTGTGAAATCCCCTACAACGCTGTAGAGATGAGTCTGATTTACCCAGTTATTATTTGCAGGCCATGTAGAATCACGGGTTTGAGTGCTATGGTTTCCATCACCAAAATCCCACCATGCATTATCAATAAGGTTCGAAGTTGAGGTATCTCCCTGGAAAAAGACACTGAGAGGAATTGTTCCGTTATACTTGGTATAGAGAGCCGGAGCTGTTCCATTAAAGAGCAGAGTTGGACTGATATTACCGTTGACTGTGATATAATCCTCACGTCTTGATAAACTGGGATCACCACACTTATTCCAGACACTCAGATTAACGGAGTATACTCCTGGATTCCAGTACGTGTAACTTGGGTTTTTCGACGTACTTGTAGCACTCACATTGGAATCATCAAACTTCCAGTTCCAGGTAACAGGAACTCCGTCAGACTTGTCATAAAAATTCACAGTAAGGGGTGCAACTCCGGTTACCGGAGACGCCTCAAATCCAGATGTGACATTTCCATAAACAGAAACATAATTCGTTTTAGTCAAAGTACTAGTTCCGGCAACGTTTGAGGCTTTCAACGTAACCGAGAAATTCCCACCTATACTGTAGACATGTGACACATTCTGTGTCGTAACTGTTGCACTGTTATCTCCAAAGTTCCATTCCCATGCAGTAGCAGAACTGTTGGTTGAGGAACTTCCAGAAGTGTCAATGAACGACACCTCTGCTCCAGGACACAGTTCAAGGCGATCACTTCCAGTTGTATTAGTGAAACTTACATATGGGGGTGCCATAACCCGGACTGCTCTCTTCACCGATGTATAATTACAACATGTTCCAGTCAGTGGTGTCAATGTTACATTGTACGTTCCAACTGAGGAAAACTGGTGAGTCGGATTCTTCTCTGTTGAATTCTGGGTCCCATCTCCAAAATTCCATTGGTATGATGCCGGAGTATAATTGATTACATCTGGGGAGAATGAGATCGGAGCCTTCCATGGAACATCAATAGGTGTCTGTGAGTTGTTATATGCCGGGAGGGTGAAATTTGCAGAGATATACGGATTACATACAGTAATTGAAGTCGGGTTTGACATCGAGGAGCCAGTATAAGAGTACAATGTCAATGTTGGCTGGTATGTTCCAGTTGTATTGTACTGATGAAATACATCTACTGCAGTAGCTCCAGTGGTATTAGTATTCCCATCTCCAAAGTTCCATATCCGTTGCACGATATTTGCAGAGGTCGCTGAGGTATCATTGAATCTTACGACCAAAGGAGCGGGACCACAGGTGAGGTTCGGAGAAAAGGAGGCTAGCAGACTGCTTTTTCCAAACTTCATAACAAAGGCATCATAGGTGTTGGAACTATACGTCTCTAAAATACCTCTGTCGATTCTACTGCCATTATACCAACTTGAATCACCAACAGGATATGTTGACTGATTAATCCAGTTCAGAACAGGAAAACAATCATTGGTGCAGTTGCTACCACTTACGAGATCCTGAATTGAAGGTGAATCAGTCCACCCGGTAATATAAACTGTGTTTCCATCCCCAGACACCGCAACTGCGTGAGATACCTCGCTGCTACTCCCACCAAAGACGGTAGAGTATACCCAGTCACTCCCGGCCGCATTCACGCATGTCAGGAATCCATCCTGATCACCGGTGTAGGTGATAGATTTAATAGAGTCATACTTTGGGAAACTTTCTGATTTTGTATATCCTGTCACATACGCACGGCGACTACTATCTACTGCAATGCCATATCCCCAATCATCTGAGCTTCCACCAAGATAGGTCGAATAGAGAAGGCTTGCTCCGTCAGTCGAGAATTTTGTGACATAGGCATCCTTTTCAAAGTAATCATACACCCACCCTTTTTTCTTTTGTTTTGCATACGTAGTGACCGGGAAATCAGTCGATGCTGTGGCTCCGGTCACATAGGCACTAAAGTCTGAATCGATTGCAACCGCTTCACCGTAGTCGTACCCTGTTGAACCTCCAAGATAGGTTCCATACACCAATGGTGATGAAGCAGCAAAATTAAACTTCATTAAAAATGCATCTTGAGTCCCTTTCAACGTCTTCTGGTAACCGGTCGCAGTTGAGGGGATCAGATTATTCGAGGATGTAGTTCCGACAACATACACCATCCCCTGGCCGTCTACTGCAATGCCATTTCCAGATTCTGTATTACTACCACTAATGTAGGATGAATACTCCAGGCTATTTCCGGTTGGATTGAGTTTCGAGACAAAACCATCACCCATCACTGCATTATTATTTGGAGATTCCTGATATGCCCCGGATGTTACCGGGTAGTTTTCTTCAGTTTTCTTCAGTGGGCTGTTCCCAACAGTTGAACCGGTGATATATGCAGCACCCAGACTATCAACAACAATATCATTTGCCTGATCCGCAAAGTTTCCACCAAGATAGGATGAATACCAGAAGTTAGTTCCATCAGCACGGAGTTTAGTCACAAAAGCGTCATTTGAACCATGCAGGCGTCCTCCATTCTGAATCGGCAATAAAACAGGGAAATCAGAGGAGTATGTGTCACCGGTTATGTAAACATTGTTGGAACTGTCCACTGCAATACCCCGGCCGAAGTCAGATGAACTTCCTCCAAGGAATGTTGAGAATGCAATTGAAGCATTGCCATTTGAATCCGTAGTGAGTTTGGTAACAAAGACATCCCGGCTGTTATGACAGTATGTTCCGTTGTAACTAATCGGAGAGTTGACATTTAGAGGGTTTACAACAGGGAAATTACAGGATGAGGTATACCCGGTTACATATGCATCGCCGGAACTGTCAATAGCAATGTCCATTCCATAATCCTCAAGAGCCCCTCCGAGATAGGTTGAATACTGAAGGTACGGATCGATGATCAGGGTGTATGCAGGATTATAATCGCCCAGTTTAAATTCGACTCGGTTATTGTCAAGTACAGTGTAATTAGAACTGACTTCTGATCGGGTTCCATTTATTTCCTGATAACTTACCGGTGCAGCTTCGATAAGGTTTCCAAACTTTGTTTTGACAATCAATGATCCGTCAGCAGCCAGTGTTATGTTCTCAGCACCAGAGTAAACCAGTTTAATGGATTTGGGATCCGCACCCGGGCTGACCTGATATTCTCTCTTGAGTACCCCTTTTTCGCCAGCATATGACAGGTTGATACCTGGCAGGATACTTGCATACTTGATCTCTCCATACCAGGGAACATGTTGCTTATATGCCGACTCATTCTGGCCCATGAGGAAATTGGCATACCCCGGGAGTTGATTAATTGCCTCGATGTCAATACCGGCCCGGGCACCTTCTAGGGTGACAACCAGCGGGTGGAGCCCACTCTCATCGCCGCCTGTATCATTCCCACCAACACCGGAGACAAGCAGCCCGTCCTTAGTAAAATCAAAGGAAAAGTCCTGTGATTTTGCCTGATATTGAATGATATCAGGCGACTGTCCTACATTTTTAATAAACTGGACAGGCTGGGAGGAGAGTTCCTCAATTGAAACATTACCTCCAGTCGTTACACTCCCCGCTGCCGGCATCCAGCAGACCAGCAAAACAAGGAGCGCAGTTATCAATACATTATGTTGTATTCGTATCATCTCATGCATACCCCCGAACCTTTTTTTTGTAGCACGCAAATCCCCCACATTTTATCTGAAATATAATAATAATCCTAATTATTACATTTCATTAGAGGGCCCACATTCCCGGGCTTTCCTTTGCTAAACAACACCCATCTCATACCATGTACAATATGACAAGGATGTCTTTTTATGGATTATAAGTGTTTCTAAAAATAGTGGACGAAATCCGTTATTATCGAAAACCGGAAAGATGAAAGAACCCGTATCTTCATTAGAGGCAGAAAAAGAATTATATTAGGAGCCTATATTCAAAAATACGTATAAATTCGGGAAATGCGCCTATTGGTTATCCTTCCCTGTAACACTCTCCTCTTCATCTGAGGTTACTTCCCTTCTCATAGAAGGGAAGAGGATGACCTCCTTGATCGAGGTGTTACTGGTACTGAGCATAACCAGACGGTCAATTCCAATACCCACACCACCTGTCGGGGGCATGCCATACCCAAGTGCATTCACAAAATCGTAGTCATGCATTTGGGCTTCTTCGTCGCCAAGACGGCGTTTCTCTTCCTGGGCTTCAAACCGTTCAAGTTGATCCAGAGGATCATTCAATTCCGAGAACCCATTTGCAAGTTCCATTCCAGCGATAAAGAGTTCGAACCGCTCCACATACCCTTGCTTTTCCCTATGCACCTTTGCAAGGGGAGAGTTCTCGATTGGGAAATCAATGATAAATGTTGGCTGAATCAGTTTCTCTTCAACCAGAGTCTCAAAGAAAAGAGGAAGGGCCTCGCGGTGGCTGCAAACAGCCTCTATTCCTTCCACCCCGAGAGTTTGTCCTTTCTCCTTGAGTTCTTCAAGTGTATATTCAAAGAT contains the following coding sequences:
- a CDS encoding PKD domain-containing protein; the encoded protein is MIRIQHNVLITALLVLLVCWMPAAGSVTTGGNVSIEELSSQPVQFIKNVGQSPDIIQYQAKSQDFSFDFTKDGLLVSGVGGNDTGGDESGLHPLVVTLEGARAGIDIEAINQLPGYANFLMGQNESAYKQHVPWYGEIKYASILPGINLSYAGEKGVLKREYQVSPGADPKSIKLVYSGAENITLAADGSLIVKTKFGNLIEAAPVSYQEINGTRSEVSSNYTVLDNNRVEFKLGDYNPAYTLIIDPYLQYSTYLGGALEDYGMDIAIDSSGDAYVTGYTSSCNFPVVNPLNVNSPISYNGTYCHNSRDVFVTKLTTDSNGNASIAFSTFLGGSSSDFGRGIAVDSSNNVYITGDTYSSDFPVLLPIQNGGRLHGSNDAFVTKLRADGTNFWYSSYLGGNFADQANDIVVDSLGAAYITGSTVGNSPLKKTEENYPVTSGAYQESPNNNAVMGDGFVSKLNPTGNSLEYSSYISGSNTESGNGIAVDGQGMVYVVGTTSSNNLIPSTATGYQKTLKGTQDAFLMKFNFAASSPLVYGTYLGGSTGYDYGEAVAIDSDFSAYVTGATASTDFPVTTYAKQKKKGWVYDYFEKDAYVTKFSTDGASLLYSTYLGGSSDDWGYGIAVDSSRRAYVTGYTKSESFPKYDSIKSITYTGDQDGFLTCVNAAGSDWVYSTVFGGSSSEVSHAVAVSGDGNTVYITGWTDSPSIQDLVSGSNCTNDCFPVLNWINQSTYPVGDSSWYNGSRIDRGILETYSSNTYDAFVMKFGKSSLLASFSPNLTCGPAPLVVRFNDTSATSANIVQRIWNFGDGNTNTTGATAVDVFHQYNTTGTYQPTLTLYSYTGSSMSNPTSITVCNPYISANFTLPAYNNSQTPIDVPWKAPISFSPDVINYTPASYQWNFGDGTQNSTEKNPTHQFSSVGTYNVTLTPLTGTCCNYTSVKRAVRVMAPPYVSFTNTTGSDRLELCPGAEVSFIDTSGSSSTNSSATAWEWNFGDNSATVTTQNVSHVYSIGGNFSVTLKASNVAGTSTLTKTNYVSVYGNVTSGFEASPVTGVAPLTVNFYDKSDGVPVTWNWKFDDSNVSATSTSKNPSYTYWNPGVYSVNLSVWNKCGDPSLSRREDYITVNGNISPTLLFNGTAPALYTKYNGTIPLSVFFQGDTSTSNLIDNAWWDFGDGNHSTQTRDSTWPANNNWVNQTHLYSVVGDFTPVLKVANNTWPNTSTTGMMYNQSIGVASPMSVSFTATPSSGVVTQPIQFNDTSSGSPIEWYWMFGDGSVTNVSGTPSHSYPTPGLYPVLLMIWNKYGQYGGSVNQTIQINNASTSGTVVFNPTVVNMTTGSNNWRKVQVSLSRADYGLSSFKIKLDLNSTNATNFGLVVDHPWWIDADKWSVTASPEGKAQYLTLAGLDTSSRIGYGSQNVSLGNITLYGSASGSAVMSLNVSASTAQFGDSFMGLTSTSAPIRVSSVGALIGYTTPPNDLKPDLTHDGLIDDFDGNGIVNSNDVTVFFQQWSKDYLNSYPVAPFDYNYNGVVDGNDIQKFFDAYSHW